In a genomic window of Flavobacterium crassostreae:
- a CDS encoding 4Fe-4S dicluster domain-containing protein, with translation MAIIITDECINCGACEPECPNTAIYEGADDWRYKDGTKLSGKVVLPDGTEVDAEDAQTPISDEVYYIVPGKCTECKGFHDEPQCAAVCPVDCCIPDDNHVETEETLLNRQAFLHNE, from the coding sequence ATGGCAATAATTATAACGGATGAATGCATTAACTGTGGTGCATGCGAACCAGAATGTCCAAACACTGCAATTTATGAAGGCGCAGATGATTGGAGATACAAAGATGGAACAAAATTAAGCGGTAAAGTGGTTTTGCCAGATGGTACCGAAGTAGATGCAGAGGATGCACAAACGCCAATCTCAGACGAAGTATATTATATTGTTCCGGGCAAATGTACGGAATGCAAAGGTTTTCATGATGAGCCACAATGTGCTGCGGTTTGTCCGGTAGATTGTTGTATACCAGATGATAACCACGTAGAGACCGAAGAAACCTTGCTGAATAGACAAGCTTTTTTACACAATGAATAA
- a CDS encoding response regulator transcription factor, which yields MHILIVEDEAGILQFLQQGLEEEGYSISSATHGSRALELIQQNPFDLILLDWMLPEISGLELCQTIRETDFKTPIIFLTAKDTVQETIAGLQAGANDYIKKPFSFEELVARIKIHFRNPTQNPILTLGSIQIDTNKHTVTASGQEVALTQREFELLTYLVRNKAKVCTRNQIIEDVWNIHFNYDTGVIDVFINAIRKKLNLKIEQDYIKTIRGVGYLAND from the coding sequence ATGCATATTTTAATTGTAGAGGACGAAGCAGGAATTTTGCAATTTTTGCAACAAGGCTTAGAAGAAGAAGGCTACTCAATTAGCAGTGCTACCCACGGCAGTAGGGCTCTTGAGCTCATTCAACAAAACCCTTTTGATCTTATTTTGCTAGATTGGATGCTTCCGGAGATAAGTGGTTTGGAGTTATGCCAAACAATCCGAGAGACCGACTTCAAAACGCCAATTATTTTTTTGACAGCCAAGGATACCGTTCAAGAAACCATTGCAGGGCTACAAGCAGGAGCCAATGATTATATCAAAAAACCATTTAGTTTTGAGGAGTTAGTAGCACGCATCAAAATACATTTTAGAAATCCCACTCAAAACCCCATACTCACCTTGGGGAGCATACAAATAGACACCAACAAACACACCGTTACCGCAAGCGGACAAGAGGTAGCACTCACTCAAAGAGAATTTGAGTTACTCACTTATTTGGTGCGTAATAAAGCAAAAGTATGTACCCGAAATCAAATAATAGAAGATGTTTGGAATATTCATTTTAATTATGATACAGGAGTTATAGATGTTTTTATCAATGCAATACGTAAAAAATTAAATTTAAAAATAGAACAAGACTACATTAAAACCATACGTGGTGTAGGATATTTAGCCAATGATTAG
- a CDS encoding LTA synthase family protein: protein MALFKKLAPFYNLTLFYISVSFILRIVLLFHPITQANFRLLEVLKIVGVGIVSDFFVIILASGFLWLYLIFISNSKYYKPYGYIVLGLFIALFLYLASGKSILNEYGGALPKIGLLFVGIKTFLFGLLLFVPKYRDKIRFWLFSFVMFLFVVLILQNAISEYFFWNEFGVKYNFIAVNYLVYTNEVIGNIMESYPVIPLFSTLFLLAGVVSYFIIRASKSYLENIPTFVEKIQLSAIYFALFALSLFAIPKLALMENSPNTFSKELQANGIYRFYLAFVNSELDYFTFYKLLPEKDAYATLGTQINGIKGQYTLQDIKNSAAEMHKNVVLITIESYSADFMKMYGNNQNITHFLDQLATESLLFTNLYASGNRTVRGLEAVTLCLPPTAGESVVKRKDNKNKFTTGAVFKNKGYTVKYLYGGDAFFDNMEDFFSGNGYDIVDKKTLTPQEITFSNVWGVCDEDMANKAITIMNAEAKTGKPFFNHWMTVSNHRPFTYPDHKIDIPADTKSREGGVKYTDYALKTFFDMAKKQPWFANTVFVILSDHCASSAGKTELPVDKYRIPAMVYSPGFIAPQHYPNLMSQIDIMPTVLGLLNFKYQSKFFGQDVLKSTYKPRALIATYQDLGLIKDNVLTILSPKQKVKQFQLTLLPKEGVAANFQLYYDQKPIQIPREDLIQETIAYYQTASDILKKKKYQK from the coding sequence ATGGCATTATTTAAAAAATTAGCTCCCTTTTACAACCTTACCTTATTTTATATTTCGGTAAGTTTTATACTAAGAATAGTATTGTTGTTTCATCCCATAACCCAAGCCAATTTTAGGCTCCTTGAGGTTCTAAAAATAGTTGGTGTAGGGATCGTTTCGGATTTCTTTGTAATAATTCTTGCGAGTGGCTTTTTGTGGTTGTACTTAATTTTTATATCCAATAGCAAATACTACAAGCCTTATGGATATATTGTTTTGGGGCTGTTTATTGCTTTATTTTTATACCTTGCCTCAGGCAAATCCATACTTAATGAATACGGTGGAGCTTTGCCCAAAATTGGATTGCTATTTGTTGGAATCAAAACTTTTTTGTTTGGTTTACTGCTATTTGTTCCTAAATACCGAGACAAAATTAGATTTTGGCTTTTTAGCTTTGTAATGTTCTTGTTTGTGGTTTTAATTTTACAAAACGCCATTAGTGAGTATTTTTTCTGGAATGAATTTGGAGTAAAATACAATTTTATTGCCGTAAATTATTTAGTGTACACCAACGAAGTTATTGGCAATATTATGGAGTCTTATCCAGTGATTCCTTTGTTTTCAACCTTATTTTTGCTTGCTGGGGTGGTTTCGTATTTTATAATTAGAGCCTCCAAAAGTTATCTAGAAAACATTCCTACTTTTGTAGAAAAAATACAACTCTCTGCTATTTACTTTGCGTTGTTTGCGTTGTCTTTGTTTGCAATTCCTAAATTGGCACTAATGGAAAATTCGCCAAATACCTTTAGCAAGGAACTACAAGCCAACGGAATTTACCGTTTTTATCTGGCTTTTGTCAATAGCGAATTGGATTATTTTACGTTTTATAAATTGCTACCCGAGAAAGATGCTTATGCCACATTAGGCACTCAAATAAATGGTATTAAAGGCCAATATACACTACAAGACATTAAAAACAGCGCTGCAGAAATGCATAAAAATGTGGTTTTGATTACCATTGAAAGCTACAGTGCCGATTTCATGAAAATGTATGGCAACAACCAAAACATCACCCATTTTTTGGATCAATTGGCAACAGAGAGTTTGTTGTTCACCAATTTGTATGCCTCTGGTAATAGAACCGTACGGGGTCTAGAAGCAGTAACGCTATGCTTGCCTCCTACTGCCGGTGAGAGTGTCGTAAAACGAAAAGACAATAAAAACAAATTTACAACTGGTGCTGTTTTTAAAAACAAAGGTTATACAGTAAAATACCTCTATGGAGGGGATGCTTTTTTTGATAATATGGAAGATTTCTTTTCCGGAAACGGCTATGATATTGTAGACAAAAAGACCCTAACTCCACAAGAAATTACTTTCTCAAACGTGTGGGGAGTTTGTGATGAAGATATGGCCAACAAAGCCATTACAATAATGAACGCTGAGGCAAAAACCGGAAAACCTTTTTTTAACCACTGGATGACGGTAAGCAACCACAGACCATTTACCTATCCTGACCACAAAATTGATATTCCGGCAGATACTAAATCTAGAGAAGGTGGCGTAAAATATACCGATTATGCTTTGAAAACGTTTTTTGACATGGCCAAAAAACAACCTTGGTTTGCCAATACCGTTTTTGTTATTCTGTCCGATCATTGTGCATCTAGTGCCGGCAAAACAGAGCTTCCGGTAGATAAATACCGAATTCCGGCTATGGTTTATAGCCCTGGATTTATTGCACCACAGCACTACCCCAACTTAATGTCTCAAATTGATATTATGCCTACCGTTTTGGGTTTACTTAACTTTAAGTACCAAAGTAAATTTTTTGGTCAAGATGTTCTTAAATCCACCTACAAACCAAGAGCTTTGATAGCTACTTATCAGGATTTAGGTCTGATTAAAGACAATGTTTTAACCATACTCTCACCAAAACAAAAAGTAAAACAATTTCAATTAACCTTATTGCCCAAAGAAGGAGTTGCAGCTAATTTTCAATTGTATTATGATCAAAAACCAATACAAATACCTCGTGAGGATTTAATCCAAGAAACCATTGCTTACTACCAAACTGCTTCGGATATATTAAAGAAAAAGAAATACCAAAAATAA
- the serC gene encoding 3-phosphoserine/phosphohydroxythreonine transaminase codes for MKKHNYSAGPCILAQEVFEKAAQAVLDYNNSGLSILEISHRSKDFVAIIEQARALVLELLKLDPKEYTALFLSGGASHQFMMVPYNLMQTSGKAAYLDSGTWANGAIKEAAFFGETVVVGSSKDQNYNYIPKGYTVPEAVDYFHCTSNNTIYGTQMKEFPAAKVPVVCDMSSDIFSRVLDFSKFDLIYAGAQKNLGPAGTTLVVIKNRILGKSTRAIPSILDYEKQIKAQSMYNTPAVFAIYTSLLTLQWLKKQGGIAAIEKINNQKAELLYHEIDRNPLFEGTVRPEDRSTMNATFLLRNMAHAPIFEALCEAAGISGIKGHRSVGGYRASMYNALPIASVLVLVAVMQELESKV; via the coding sequence ATGAAAAAACACAATTACAGTGCAGGACCTTGCATACTCGCTCAAGAAGTTTTTGAAAAAGCAGCACAGGCTGTTTTAGACTACAACAATTCTGGACTCTCTATTCTAGAAATTTCGCACCGAAGTAAGGATTTTGTTGCCATCATAGAACAAGCAAGAGCACTTGTTTTAGAATTACTGAAGCTAGACCCTAAGGAGTATACGGCATTATTTTTATCGGGTGGTGCTAGCCATCAATTTATGATGGTTCCGTATAATTTGATGCAAACCTCTGGCAAGGCGGCGTATCTGGACTCTGGAACTTGGGCAAATGGCGCAATTAAAGAGGCTGCGTTTTTTGGCGAAACCGTTGTGGTTGGATCCTCGAAGGACCAAAACTACAACTACATCCCTAAGGGCTACACGGTTCCGGAAGCGGTAGATTATTTTCATTGTACCAGCAATAACACCATTTATGGAACACAAATGAAAGAATTTCCTGCTGCAAAGGTGCCTGTTGTGTGCGATATGAGTTCGGATATTTTTTCGAGGGTACTGGATTTTTCTAAATTTGATCTGATTTATGCCGGAGCACAAAAAAATTTAGGGCCTGCGGGAACGACTCTGGTGGTTATTAAAAACCGAATTTTGGGCAAATCCACTAGGGCTATTCCTAGTATTTTAGATTACGAAAAACAGATTAAAGCCCAGAGTATGTACAATACGCCTGCTGTTTTTGCGATCTATACGTCTTTGCTTACGCTACAATGGCTAAAAAAACAAGGCGGAATTGCGGCTATTGAAAAAATAAACAACCAAAAAGCGGAATTACTTTACCACGAAATTGACCGAAATCCGTTGTTTGAAGGCACGGTACGGCCGGAGGATAGATCCACTATGAATGCTACTTTTTTGTTGCGCAACATGGCACATGCTCCAATTTTTGAGGCTCTTTGTGAGGCTGCAGGAATTTCGGGCATAAAAGGGCATCGTTCGGTGGGAGGCTATAGGGCTTCGATGTATAATGCGCTGCCTATTGCGAGTGTGCTGGTACTGGTTGCGGTGATGCAAGAATTAGAATCTAAGGTATAA
- a CDS encoding acyl-CoA reductase, translating to MTLEVKKNIFIELGRFLNQFTDNESIKNKNVLQNDLFFDEFNKLIKLSQSHNGWYTPEQVYFSIQSWATALSEDNLNQWLSNYNFESVTPKKVALILAGNIPLVGFHDFLCVLLAGHSVVVKTSSNDQHLLPFLAKYLSTIAPPIADKITFVEGKLENFDTVIATGSNNTARYFEYYFKDKPAIIRKNRNSVAVLNGSETKEELVALGADIFRYFGLGCRNVSKLFVPKGYSFDAFFEAIFEYQDVIHYEKYANNYDYNKAVFLMSNFKLLDNGFLTLKEDPSYASPISSVFYEYYDTIAALQTKLSTEQDQIQCIVSKDLIAGSIAFGQTQQPKLWDYADNRDTLLFLLE from the coding sequence ATGACATTAGAAGTTAAAAAAAACATTTTCATTGAATTAGGGCGTTTTTTAAATCAATTCACTGACAATGAAAGCATTAAAAACAAAAATGTTCTCCAAAATGATTTGTTTTTTGATGAATTTAACAAATTAATTAAATTATCACAATCCCATAACGGTTGGTATACTCCGGAGCAAGTTTATTTTTCCATTCAATCTTGGGCAACTGCGTTGTCTGAAGACAACCTCAATCAATGGTTATCGAACTACAATTTTGAGTCCGTAACTCCCAAAAAAGTTGCTTTGATCCTTGCCGGAAATATTCCATTGGTGGGGTTTCATGATTTTTTGTGTGTACTCCTAGCAGGACATAGTGTGGTGGTCAAAACATCTTCTAATGACCAGCATTTGCTGCCTTTTTTGGCAAAATATTTGAGTACTATTGCTCCTCCAATTGCAGATAAAATTACTTTTGTAGAAGGAAAATTAGAAAATTTTGATACCGTAATTGCTACCGGAAGCAACAATACGGCACGCTATTTTGAATATTATTTTAAAGACAAACCTGCTATTATCCGAAAAAATAGAAATTCTGTCGCGGTACTAAACGGATCCGAAACCAAAGAAGAATTGGTAGCATTAGGAGCAGATATTTTTAGATATTTTGGGTTGGGTTGCCGTAATGTTTCTAAACTTTTTGTGCCAAAGGGCTATTCTTTTGATGCTTTTTTTGAAGCTATTTTTGAATACCAAGACGTAATTCATTACGAAAAATACGCCAACAATTACGACTACAATAAGGCGGTGTTTTTGATGAGTAATTTTAAGTTATTAGACAACGGCTTTTTGACCTTAAAAGAAGATCCAAGTTATGCCTCTCCGATATCTAGTGTTTTTTATGAATATTACGATACTATTGCAGCGCTGCAAACCAAATTAAGTACTGAACAAGACCAAATACAGTGTATTGTTAGCAAAGATTTAATTGCAGGAAGCATTGCCTTTGGCCAGACACAACAACCTAAATTATGGGATTATGCAGATAATAGAGATACCTTGTTGTTTTTGTTGGAATAA